Genomic segment of Patescibacteria group bacterium:
TAAGCTTTGCCTCTTTTTACTTTCTGAATTTCAATTTTCTTAGGGACAAATACACTTTTTAAATAATCTAAAGCCTTATCGGGAGCAGATTTATCACCACAAGTAAAAATATCAATAGCAACATAATTGTATTCAGGCCAAGAATGAAGTGTAAGATGACTTTCAGCTAATAAAACAACCCCAGTGATTCCCTGCGGTTCAAATTTATGGATTACAATTTTTAAAGGAGTACAATTAGCTTTTTTTACTGCTCTGATGAGAATTTCTTTGATTTCTTTCTTATCTTCAATAATTCTGCCATTCCAAAATTCAGCGATCAGATGAACGCCTGCGTGTTGAAATTTATTTTTTGTATCTATGGTCCATTTAATAGACCTCTTTGTTTTTGTGTTCATAGTTTTAGTCAATCGCTTTATCTTTCAGCACTAATTAATGCTGAAAAACTCGCTCAACAACTTGTAGGTTGTTGAGAAAAACAAAGAGTTAAAAAAAGCGATTGAGGTTACCTTAAAATGAAGTTCATCTTAAGGATCAGATTCCTTCTTCTAAATTTCTTTCTCGTTTATGAAATCTAGCAGAAGGAGAAATTTTGGATTCTTTTTTTGATACTCGACTTTTTCTTTTAAATTTTGCAGTCATTTTTGCTTTCTGACTCCTTAATTGCCTTTGGAGATCAGCTCTAACATCGTCTAAAGCAGTTCTAATGTCAGCTGAAATAGCTTCTGAACGAATAGTTCCCCCTGGAAACCTCAATTGACATCCTGCTTTAAAAAAAAGGCCTTTTTTGTGATGAGTGCCTTTTTCGATCTCAACAAAAGCTTCCAATGATGGTTTAATCTTGCCAGAAAGACTGCGATAATTATTATTAGCAAATCTAGTGAATTTTTCAAGAGGGCTTATTTTTTTCTCAATAAACTTATAAATACTAGGAACCAACTTTATTTTGGTAGTTTTAATATTTATCTTCATAAAAAAGGAAAACCCCCACGCTTTTTCTAGTGTATCATTTTAAAAAACTTTTACAAGTTTGAAATGATTAAGGTGGGGGAAAGGCTTTTTATCTCTTTTTTCTTCTTCTCTTTGCTGGTTTTCTTTTAGTTGCTTTCTTTCTTTTCTTTGCTGGCTTTCTTTTTCTTGCGACTTTTCTTCTCTTTGCTGGCTTTCTTTTTCTTGCGACTTTTCTTCTTTTAGTTGTTTTCCTTTTTTTTGGTGCAGCTTTCTTTCTTTTTCTTTTTACCATAATTTTGAAAAAAAATTATTTATTTTCATTGGCAGATAGTCGACTTCCCTATCGCCTTTTTTAGAAATTAATTTTAAAAAATTTTTAAAACAAAAAACTTTTTTAATTTTTAATTTATTATTATATTTTTTCATTTACAAAATTAATGTCAAGTGTTAAAAACTATTTTTTGTAACTTTTTTAAAAAAAATTTGATTTTGAAACAAAAAAAACAAACTTTTTAGTTTTGTTCTTTAGTTTTTTAAAAGTTTCAACAAGTTTAAAAATTAAAATATTGAATTTCTTCTTCTAAAATAATTCCAAATTTGTTTTTAACTTTAGTTTTTATTAATTCAATTAATTTTTTTACATCTTTTGCTTTTGCATTTCCTAAATTAACAATAAAGTTTGCGTGTTTTTCTGAAACTTTTGCTTCTCCAATAATTTTTCCTTTTAAATCGCATTTATCAATTAAATAACCTGCGGATATTGTTCTCTTCTCAATAAATTTTTCTAATTCTGGAAATTCTTTTAAAAGCTTCTTATCAAAATTAGAAATTTTTGATTTTGTTAACGCATAATTTTTAAAGATACTTCCTATAGAAGGAAAGCTTAAAGGTTGTGTTTTTTTACGATAAGCTAGATATGCTTTCATTTTCTTTTCAATTTCTATTTTATCTTCTTCTTTTAACTGAATTACACAAGATAAAACAATCAAATTAGGATTTTCTTTAAAAATACTGGTCCTATAATTAAATTTACAATCTTTGTTTTTAAAGATTTTGACTTCCTCTTTTTCTCTGTCAAAAACTTCTACCTGTTTTATAACATCTCCTATTGAGCCCCTTATTGAACCACCAGAAGCACCAGCATTTCCTCTTGTAGCTCCTCCTACTGTTCCTGGAATCCCTGTTAATGGTTCTAAGCCGGTTAAATTATTCTCTAAAGCAATGTTTACTAACGTTGCTGTTGATAAGCCTGCCTCTGTTAAAATTTCATTGTTTTGAATTTTAAATTCTGACATCTGAATTTTTATAACCAATCCTTGATACTCTTTATCTGATATTAATAATTTGCTTCCGCCTCCTAAAATAAAAAACAACAAGTTATATTTCCTTGCTAATTTTACAGCTTTTATTAAATCCTGTTTTTTTCTGACTACAAAAAAATATTTTGTTTTCCCTCCAACTCTAAATGTAGAATGATTCTTTAACGAAACATTTAATTGTACACCAGAAAGATCGCTTTCAAATTCTTGGCCCATACGTTCTAATTAGGCGATTGCTTAATGAAAACGTATGGGCCAGAAGAGTTACTCCTATTCTAAGTCTTTAGTGAGTGCTATCCTCCTGACCCACTTATATTCTAAAACATTATTTTAAAAAAGAAAAGATTTATCATAAAAGCAAAAACCCCGTAAAACGGGGCTTTTGCCGACTAGGAATGGAGTTCTAAAAACAGAACCGCACTCACTAATTCAATATTAACAATATTTTTGTTTTTTGTCAATACTAGGCTAATCAGACAACTGATTGATTTTAGTTCTTGTCATTGGTCCAACAAAACCAGTTCCTGATTCTAAACCTATTGGAGTTAAAATCTCACTGGAATATTTGTCTTGAAAACGGATAACGGCTTGTTTTGTTAAAGAAAGAAAGTTTCCTGTGATTAAACCTTCAGGATAAATGTCTGTTCCTTGAGATTTTAAAAATTCCTGCAAACATTTTATTTCATTATCATTTGTCATGCCATAATAAAGGTTTTTATCAAAACTAGTACAATCTCCATTTGACACTGAACCTGTGCCTAAAAGCGCATCTAATTGCGCTTGAAGTCTTGTTATCTCTTTTCTAAGTTCATCAATTTGAGCTAAAAGCTTAGCTGTTAATTCATCTTCTTGCGGCTCTTCTGATTCTTCGACAGTAGAAGCTGACCAGAAAAAAGAAATAGAAGGTTCTGAATCTAAAAAATTAGAAGTTTTATTTTGAGCAGAAGGAATAATTGTTAAAGAAATATTTGAAGAACCGAATCCAGAAACATAGATATTTGCCTTGCCATCACTATCTGGTTCTAAAAAAGTAATTGATAGTTCGCCTTGATCATTTTGAACTAAATAAGGGATCTTGAACTTAGTCAAAGAAGAAGTTATAAATTCCACTTTCAAATCTCCGTGATTGCCACCAATGAATTTATGCCAGTTTCCTGCCCAGTCTTTAGTTGTATTTGTAACTGATAAGGTGCTTTTTCCAATTGAAGGAAGATAATTGATTAAAGGATTAAGTTTCAGATTTTTTAAGTTGTTATTTAAATAACAATATTTATTAAATAAAGAACAATCATTAATTAAAATAGCAATGGTCCAATCAGTAAAAATCTGACTAAAATCTTCCTCAAATCCAGCTTTCATTAATGCAGAATTTAAACTCTGGATGCCTGTCTGCGAACTTTTTAAGGAATCTATTAAAATCCTTACACCATAATGGTCAACTAAATAATGTATAAATAAACTTGCCACCCCATAATCATAAGAAAGATTTCTCCATTCAGTTAAAGAATCATAAGGTTTGTCTAAAAAATTCTGTATCCTTCTTTGTAAATCACTTCCTTCAAAAACTTCATTATATCCTAACATGCTTGATACATATTCTGAACGCGCTTCATTTAACCAAATATCTTCAGAAACCCCATAAATTTTTTCTTTCTGATTAAAAGAAATCAAATGCTGAAACTCATGAGCTAAAAAGCTTTTTGCTAAATCACTACCTAAATTCAAAGCATTAAAATAAATCATCTCTTTCTCGTTTGAAGTAAGGATTTGAGATTTTGGAAATTCATCAGCGCTGTTAAAATAACTGCCGACCTGCTCATTCATTGGATGCATTAAGATTGTAATCCTTAAGTCTTTATCTATCCCTGGCTTCCATTCAGAGCCAAAATTCTGAGTTAAAACAGGATAAATATTGGTTGTGAATTCTTGAGACAAGGCAGTTATTGCGTTATTCATTTCAAACTGTTCGTTTTCTTCTAATCCATCCCACCAGCCATTATCTACATACCAATATGCTGTTTGGGAAATTTCTCTTAAAGTAGCCTGAATTTGTTCTCTTTTTAAAGAATCATAAGAAGATTCAATATAAAAACTAGCTGAATCCCCTAGGACTTGTTCAGCTTTAACAAAAATAGGTAAAAAAACAATGATTAAAATGATTGAAATAAAAGTTAAATTTTTCATGTATTCATTTACTTTTCCACAAAAACTAATCTAATTCAATGCCTAAAGCTTTGTAAATTTCAGTTACTTTTTTAACATCTTCTGCGTTATTTCTCCAATTATAGCCAGCTGCTTCTGCATCTTTAACTTTCTCAAGGGCTTGCTCGTATTGACCTGTTATGTAATAAACCGTGGCTAAATACCAATGGGATCGGGCCATTCTTGGCTCCA
This window contains:
- the speD gene encoding adenosylmethionine decarboxylase; this encodes MNTKTKRSIKWTIDTKNKFQHAGVHLIAEFWNGRIIEDKKEIKEILIRAVKKANCTPLKIVIHKFEPQGITGVVLLAESHLTLHSWPEYNYVAIDIFTCGDKSAPDKALDYLKSVFVPKKIEIQKVKRGKA
- the raiA gene encoding ribosome-associated translation inhibitor RaiA is translated as MKINIKTTKIKLVPSIYKFIEKKISPLEKFTRFANNNYRSLSGKIKPSLEAFVEIEKGTHHKKGLFFKAGCQLRFPGGTIRSEAISADIRTALDDVRADLQRQLRSQKAKMTAKFKRKSRVSKKESKISPSARFHKRERNLEEGI
- the murB gene encoding UDP-N-acetylmuramate dehydrogenase, translating into MGQEFESDLSGVQLNVSLKNHSTFRVGGKTKYFFVVRKKQDLIKAVKLARKYNLLFFILGGGSKLLISDKEYQGLVIKIQMSEFKIQNNEILTEAGLSTATLVNIALENNLTGLEPLTGIPGTVGGATRGNAGASGGSIRGSIGDVIKQVEVFDREKEEVKIFKNKDCKFNYRTSIFKENPNLIVLSCVIQLKEEDKIEIEKKMKAYLAYRKKTQPLSFPSIGSIFKNYALTKSKISNFDKKLLKEFPELEKFIEKRTISAGYLIDKCDLKGKIIGEAKVSEKHANFIVNLGNAKAKDVKKLIELIKTKVKNKFGIILEEEIQYFNF
- a CDS encoding peptidoglycan-binding protein; this translates as MKNLTFISIILIIVFLPIFVKAEQVLGDSASFYIESSYDSLKREQIQATLREISQTAYWYVDNGWWDGLEENEQFEMNNAITALSQEFTTNIYPVLTQNFGSEWKPGIDKDLRITILMHPMNEQVGSYFNSADEFPKSQILTSNEKEMIYFNALNLGSDLAKSFLAHEFQHLISFNQKEKIYGVSEDIWLNEARSEYVSSMLGYNEVFEGSDLQRRIQNFLDKPYDSLTEWRNLSYDYGVASLFIHYLVDHYGVRILIDSLKSSQTGIQSLNSALMKAGFEEDFSQIFTDWTIAILINDCSLFNKYCYLNNNLKNLKLNPLINYLPSIGKSTLSVTNTTKDWAGNWHKFIGGNHGDLKVEFITSSLTKFKIPYLVQNDQGELSITFLEPDSDGKANIYVSGFGSSNISLTIIPSAQNKTSNFLDSEPSISFFWSASTVEESEEPQEDELTAKLLAQIDELRKEITRLQAQLDALLGTGSVSNGDCTSFDKNLYYGMTNDNEIKCLQEFLKSQGTDIYPEGLITGNFLSLTKQAVIRFQDKYSSEILTPIGLESGTGFVGPMTRTKINQLSD